The genomic stretch ACTTCATACACATGAAAACACTAGGCATTCAAAAAATTAGTGAGCTGCCGACTTTTCACTTCCATTCTCTTTGACACATTTAACTGAATCTCATTTACTTTCTAGCTCaattattttttatgaaattCTATTATGCACATTCTTTATACCCAACATAAGACTTTTAAAAGATTTGTCTCATTCTCCACAAACACAAATAAATCAATATCTTCTACCTTAAAAGCACTCTCATCTCCGACTTCTTCAACGAAAAATTATATACAACCTGAAGCAAAGGACTCAACTTATTTTATAGATAACGGTCAAAACGTATCAAATTTCTTTTCTcgaataaaaaataaaaaataaaaaaagaattatttaTCTCCAAACTGAAGTTCACCATTTAAATGTTAATAAATAATGTATTCTGAATTCAAACTTAGATAATTCTATCCAATATTCTTTGCATAACTATTTGATATCCTTGTATATGATGTTCTCTTCAAAGCTACTAGATAACTTAATAGATTAATCAATTTATTATTTTGTCATCAACTTCAACTAATTCTAACATCAAATTTTACTCCTACCAAATTTGTGGGTCCCCTAAATAATACAAGTGCCACATGGCCTTTATTAAAAAACAGAGTACCATTTATTACGTACATATAGTTTTCTCACACGTCATACAGAGTCATAGAGCAACTATTCAGTACAGCCCAATGCAATGTAGCACTTGGAGACGGTCCAATCAGAGACACTGTGTTTATTAAAATACACAGATCAAAGCGGGTGCATACAAAAACGGAAGATCAAGGCCGTTGATTCAAGTTGGAACAGGTGGAGTCGCAGCATAAGGAACGTGAGTGTGACTACAAACAATTCGTGTCTCGTTTCTATTCCTTACTCAAAACAATAACAAATCACAATAGAAGCGTGTGCCATCAAAATAACTTTCAACAATTTTCCTCACACGTGTCGATTTCTTACGTGTCCTTTCTTCAATTCTTTTCCTTTTATCATCTCCTCTCTCTTTCAAACTCAACCACTGCTACTGAGTTATGGAGCGTTTGGACGATTCAGAAGAGCAACTCGAACGAGTTGACTCTGATCAGTTAACATTGACAAGCTCTGGTTCAGGCATTTCGTCTATATTCAGCGCTGACGATTTCCGTAACTTCAACGGTTCCGGTGACATTTCCTCTATCAGCAGTGGCTCAGGTGAGATTCCGATATTTACGGTGAATCGAGTGATTCTTGCACCTTCGTTGATCGCTGAGAAGTATGAAGGTGACAGCAACAGCAACAAGGCTGACGTGACGGCGGCGAGGGAGAAGTGCGTCGGAAGGAACAACAAGGGAGTGAGTTGGGGATATACTTCAGTGATTGGGAGACGGAACGAAATGGAGGATGATGTAGCTGTTATTCCAGGATTTTTATCACGCACTTGCGATCACGTTGGTGGTTGTACGGCTCCCGGTTCTAGATCCTCCGGTAAGATCAGTCCTGTTCATTTCTTCGGCGTTTACGACGGACACGGTGGCTCTCAGGTACACACCTTCTCCTACTTccatttttatttaattattatttcGAAAAGAAAACCgtttctattttatttatttaaggCTAATTTTATATGTGCATAATAAGTTTTCTTTGACTCAAAAAATCCAATAATAAGTTATATAGTATTATGATTTTGAAAAATTACATCgattattattaattttttttaaaattattatgTATTATTATATTGATGTCGCATCTAAGATATTCATATTAATAAATAGGTAGAGGTAAAGACATCAATTACAAAAACATCAAAATAGACGAAGCAGAACTTTATAAATTAATTGATAACTGTGTATATTCCTACGTGTTTATATTTATATTACTTTTTTTTATTTGTTCATTTGATAGTACTATTAATTTCTCAAAATTCTTATTTACATTATTGTTATAATTTATAAATTTGTGATCTTAATTGTGATGAATGATCGTTAAACTAAAACAAGAATGTAGTTGGTGTGTGTTTTTCATAGGAAGGACACGTGTTATAGGTAGAATGGTCCACAAAAAGAGAGATGAATTAAATGTGTTTGGTATTGTGGTGACACGTTGTAGATACAGTATGTATGGTACCCTTGTGTGGGCCCTTTCTTTTTTATCTCTTTTctaattttgtttttaaatacAACCATATATAATGAAATTTAGTTCAATTGATACAATAAGTTGTGTAGAAATAtctcatttatttatttttaaagtGAAATTTTCGACATTAGAAAAGAGTTGACACCACCTATTTTTGTAAGGTTATGATAGGTTTCATTACAATATTAAGATAATATTATAGTTGTTGATCCATCTTCCATTATCATTTTTTTTGGGGATATTTATATTCGCACTTTCAAGTTTAAATTTTGAATGTGAAAATAAGTGTTAAGAGTTCTAAGTTGGAGATACTAAGGTACTGTAAGAGTATTTATTGAATGTGCTAATGATGGTTGTTATTATGAATTAATAGAATGTTTTGGTGGGTGTGGTGCTGTTTGTTGGGGGAGAAAGTTTTGGAGAAAAAGGTTTAGTTACGTGGATGGAATGATGAGTCTTTATTTATTTTACCTAAAGAAAAGGTATGTCGCTCATATCATGACATGTGTGAGTAAGTGGGACCTGCGTTTCATTATGAACCTTTGCACCACTTTTGGCATATTAGTAGTAGTATTATACAGGGTTGACGTATGATTGTTGAGGTGTGTCTGCCCTTTCTGGGAAAAGTTTATTAAAATTTCAATGGTTTAAAGGAGTGAGGATTAAATGAAACTTCCATCGGTCAATATTATACTATCCACTTTCATTTTTGTTACTCCATATATTCCTTTTTGCAAGTATCGATCCCCATCACTACTATTAATTATTTTTGTTAAGTTTTCGTACCATCACATAAGTTGTGGAAACGATTTCTATTGTTATAATGTGAATTAACCATAATTTATGATTTATTATAAAAATGGTGAATATTGGTATTGCTATCGACATCTTTTGATGCCGTTTTGTTGTGACCATTTTCGCGTTAAGAGACTGTTTTTAAAAATCTTATGTTCTTCTAACATTTGCGATAATTTAATCCTAGGTTGCTAAATTTTGTGCCAAGCGGATGCATGATATTATAGCAGAGGAATGGGACCGAGAAATAGCCGGTGGTGCTGAATGGCAGAAAAGATGGGAAGCTGTATTTGCTAATGGCTTTGAGAGGACTGACAGTGAAATCGAATCAGAAGCAGTTGCACCAGAAATGGTTGGATCTACTGCCTCTGTGGTTGTTCTATCTGGTTGTCAAATTATTACATCCAACTGTGGCGACTCAAGGGTGGTTCTTTGCCGCAGGACTCAAACACTCCCATTGACAGTAGATCAGAAGGTCTAGTCATAACCAATTTATCTTCTTTGTTGTTCTATGCATTCTTTAGTTTTCCATGTTCTAAACCGCGGTTGCTAGTCACAACAGTGAATATGCGATGAATCTTGATATTGCGGCAAAGTAAGACAAATACAACCGCAATTGCATTTGTGATGCGGTTGTGGAGATCTCCACAACTTTTTTGTTGCGGTCGCAATTGCTACTGCAGACCCCAATTTAGAATTCATGTATATGTATGTATATAGGATATGATCCATCTATTctcaataataataataataataataatatgaaaAGATACAAGCACTTCACATGTACTACTTTTGAAGTATTGAAATACATGTAACCCCTGAGAAAGGATCATCcatgaaaagaaaaagaaaattatTAAGAAACTTCAATGCGGTTGGTTCTGAGATGCCATTGTCCTTGTTTGTACAGCCTGACAGAGAGGACGAACTCTTGAGAATTGAAGGAGAAGGAGGAAAAGTAATAAACTGGAATGGAGCTAGGGTGTTTGGTGTACTTGCCATGTCCAGGGCCATAGGTACCTTGATTTATCTGATATATCCAGTCTTGGTTACTAATTTTACCAAATGCTTTCTTCGTTTGAGCTTATTTTATATGCCAAATAGTCTTCTGCTATGAGCTAATAAGGAAGTGCAAAGTGCAAACGGCTTAATATTTAAATAACTAGATGACTTTTCTCAAAAGGGTTTTGATCCTGTACACTCTGTGATTATCTGATAGCTATCTACACTCTAGTATCTATTTCATGAAATTTCAAAAGTAAGTTTGTCCTTACCAACACAAATATATTTTGTTTCTACCATTTCACTTTCCAATTTTTATGCAGTTATAACTTCCACACAGTTGCTTAGTGGATTTATATATTATAGATTAAATTCTTAATTCTTTCACCTTTGCAATTTGTTAGTGGTTTTGCAAGTTTCCTAGGTACTATAGACTTTCAGTGAATTTGTATAAATGTGTCAATTTTAAGATATATGAATGTATAAGGAAACTTAATTCATAATGTAAGAAAATATACATATAGCCGGTTCCTCAATAGCTTATAACTCTGATTCTAAAGCTAGACATGAAAAATTGATTATGAAGTTGTCCGTGCAAGGTCTTAAAATGGATGTTATCTTCTTTTCAATGGTTCTTATCACCTTTACTTGTTCCGCAAGCTAGATCACAAAAAAAATCAGTAGCTTCTTGCTGCTAAAATCATTTCCTTGCTGAAACTTAAATGGCAAGAGACTCACTTGCAAAGGTCTATAACTAGTCTTGTATTATCTGCTTAATAATGGTGATATTTCAGGTGATCGGTACTTGAGACCATGGATTATTCCGGTGCCAGAGATAACTTTTACAGCAAGAACAGACGAGGATGAGTGTTTAATTTTGGCAAGTGATGGACTTTGGGATGTAATGACGAATGATGAAGTGGGAGAAGTAGCACGCCACCTTCTAAGAAGGCGCCGCAGATCCTTGTCAACAGAGGAAATATCCCCAACACAAGTTGTTGCAGATAGACTCACTGAAATTGCAATTAGTAGAAATAGTAAAGATAACATTTCAATCATAGTTATTGATCTGAAATCGAATAGAAAACGTCTGCAAAGGCCTGCTTCAATTTCCCAAGAACACGATTGATTCTCTTCAATAGTTTTCAACCTTTACAAAGTGATGAACTCCCTAAAGTTGATCTACATATAAGCACTTTGTCATGATGGTTCTCTTAAACTGCTGTACAGAGCTGACTGGCAAAATAATCTGCTTCATGACAAGTAACAACTAGCTAGGCATTGTTTGTTACAATGAAGTGCTTATCAATACTTCATTTCATCAGTTCAGTCCTTGACAGGGGTAGAATGAATTTACCAATTCATATGTTGAACTTTTAAAAACTATTACTAATGGAATGAAATATGAAACTCTCAATTTACTCTTCAATTTCCCCACTTGAATAATGCTTACATTCACTTCAAAGTTGAAATACAAAATGCAAAGCAAAATTACTGCATAAAATTAGTAACTCTACATGGCGCAAAAGCTATAGTAATTTGTCTGTAGTACCTTTCTACACCACTGATGTAAATAAATTAGGGATCACAGTTAAAGTAT from Lathyrus oleraceus cultivar Zhongwan6 chromosome 7, CAAS_Psat_ZW6_1.0, whole genome shotgun sequence encodes the following:
- the LOC127102168 gene encoding probable protein phosphatase 2C 6; translated protein: MERLDDSEEQLERVDSDQLTLTSSGSGISSIFSADDFRNFNGSGDISSISSGSGEIPIFTVNRVILAPSLIAEKYEGDSNSNKADVTAAREKCVGRNNKGVSWGYTSVIGRRNEMEDDVAVIPGFLSRTCDHVGGCTAPGSRSSGKISPVHFFGVYDGHGGSQVAKFCAKRMHDIIAEEWDREIAGGAEWQKRWEAVFANGFERTDSEIESEAVAPEMVGSTASVVVLSGCQIITSNCGDSRVVLCRRTQTLPLTVDQKPDREDELLRIEGEGGKVINWNGARVFGVLAMSRAIGDRYLRPWIIPVPEITFTARTDEDECLILASDGLWDVMTNDEVGEVARHLLRRRRRSLSTEEISPTQVVADRLTEIAISRNSKDNISIIVIDLKSNRKRLQRPASISQEHD